A window of Xiphophorus hellerii strain 12219 chromosome 7, Xiphophorus_hellerii-4.1, whole genome shotgun sequence contains these coding sequences:
- the LOC116723409 gene encoding olfactory receptor 151-like — MMDNVSVISMFTLSGFSGTFSHRVTLFLLTLLCYCVIWLVNLTIVVTIIMDKNLHEPMYIFLCNLCINGLYGTAGFYPKFLHDLLSTRHLISVPGCFLQGFMIHSSVCAELSLLALMAYDRYVAICRPLVYHSIMNTKRVGVYVFFAWITPFFLMFISTGTTVTSTFCGSHIPKIYCINLLISKLACSASIAQVVFPAFNYTFYVGHAVFIVWTYFFLIKSCKASKENRSKFMQTCLPHLLTLMNFVGSVLFDLLYVRFGSKDLSENVQNFMAMEFLVIPPIINPLIYGLRLTQLRKRIAHFLCCTGSVCR; from the coding sequence ATGATGGATAATGTTTCAGTGATTTCCATGTTTACTCTTTCAGGGTTCAGTGGCACATTCAGCCACAGAGTCACTCTCTTTCTGCTCACCTTGCTGTGTTATTGTGTGATTTGGTTGGTGAATCTGACAATCGTTGTAACAATTATCATGGATAAAAACCTCCATGAACCAATGTACATCTTCCTCTGTAATCTGTGCATCAATGGACTTTATGGGACTGCAGGATTTTATCCTAAATTTCTCCATGACCTCCTGTCCACCAGGCATTTAATTTCTGTTCCTGGATGTTTTCTGCAGGGTTTTATGATTCACTCCTCTGTCTGTGCTGAATTATCTCTGCTCGCTCTAATGGCTTATGACAGATACGTGGCTATATGTCGTCCTCTGGTGTACCACTCTATAATGAATACAAAAAGGGTtggtgtttatgtattttttgcttGGATTACTCcattttttctcatgtttataAGCACAGGCACAACAGTAACATCAACGTTTTGTGGATCCCACATACCAAAGATCTACTGCATCAACTTGTTGATTTCTAAACTGGCTTGTTCTGCCTCAATAGCTCAGGTTGTCTTTCCAGCTTTTAATTACACGTTTTATGTTGGCCATGCAGTTTTCATTGTTTggacttatttttttctcatcaaatcCTGCAAAGCGTCTAAAGAGAACAGAAGTAAATTCATGCAGACGTGTTTGCCACATTTGCTCACTTTGATGAATTTTGTTGGATCGGTGTTGTTTGATTTGCTGTACGTGCGATTTGGCTCAAAGGACTTGTCAGAAAACGTGCAGAATTTCATGGCGATGGAGTTTCTTGTCATTCCGCCGATTATCAACCCCTTGATCTACGGGTTGAGACTGACACAGTTACGAAAAAGAATTGCACATTTCTTATGCTGCACAGGTTCAGTGTGTAGATAA
- the LOC116723575 gene encoding olfactory receptor 5F1-like codes for MMDNVSVTSMFTLSGFSGTFSHRVTLFLLTLLCYCVIWLVNLTIVLTIIMDKNLHEPMYIFLCNLCINGLYGTAGFYPKFLHDLLSTTYLISVPGCFLQGFVIHSSACADLSLLALMAYDRYVAICRPLMYHSMMNTKRVAVYVFFAWITPCYLIFISSVTTVTSRFCGSHIPKIYCINLLISKLACSASIAQVVVPAFNYTFYFGHAAFIIWTYFFLVRSCQSSKENRHKFMQTCLPHLFTLIIVVGSLMFDLLYMRFGSQEFSENVKNFMSMEILVIPPVINPLIYGFRLTQLRKRVSHVICCRGSEFR; via the coding sequence ATGATGGATAATGTTTCAGTGACTTCCATGTTTACTCTATCAGGGTTCAGTGGCACATTCAGCCACAGAGTCACTCTCTTTCTGCTCACCTTGCTGTGTTATTGTGTGATTTGGTTGGTGAATCTGACAATCGTTTTAACAATTATCATGGATAAAAACCTCCATGAACCAATGTACATCTTCCTCTGTAATCTGTGCATCAATGGACTTTATGGGACTGCAGGATTTTATCCTAAATTTCTCCATGACCTCCTGTCCACCacatatttaatttctgttcCTGGATGTTTTCTGCAGGGTTTTGTGATTCACTCCTCAGCCTGTGCTGACTTATCTCTGCTCGCTCTAATGGCTTATGACAGATACGTGGCTATATGTCGTCCTCTAATGTACCACTCTATGATGAATACAAAAAGGGTCgctgtttatgtattttttgcttGGATTACTCCATGTTACCTCATCTTTATTAGCTCAGTAACAACAGTAACGTCAAGGTTCTGTGGATCCCACATACCAAAGATCTACTGCATCAACTTGTTGATTTCTAAGCTGGCTTGTTCTGCCTCAATAGCTCAGGTTGTTGTTCCTGCTTTTAATTACACGTTTTATTTTGGCCATGCAGCTTTCATTATTTggacttatttttttctggtcagATCCTGCCAATCATCCAAAGAGAACAGACATAAATTCATGCAGACGTGTTTGCCACATTTATTCACTTTGATAATTGTTGTTGGATCGTTGATGTTTGATTTGTTGTACATGAGATTTGGCTCACAGGAGTTTtcggaaaatgtgaaaaatttcatGTCAATGGAGATTCTTGTCATTCCACCAGTGATAAATCCCCTGATCTACGGTTTCAGACTGACTCAGTTAAGGAAAAGAGTCTCTCATGTTATATGCTGCCGTGGTTCAGAGTTTAGATAA
- the LOC116723399 gene encoding olfactory receptor 5F1-like, translating to MMDNVSVISMFTLSGFSGTFSHRVTLFLLTLLCYCVIWLVNLTIVVTIIMDKNLHEPMYIFLCNLCINGLYGTAGFYPKFLHDLLSTTYLISVPGCFLQGFVVHSSARADLSLLALMAYDRYVAICRPLVYHSMMNTKRVGVYVFFAWITPFYLNFVGTGTAITSRFCGSHIPKIYCINLLISKLACSASIAQVVVPAFNYTFYFGHAVFIVWSYVYLVKSCKMSEENRNKFMQTCLPHLFTLMIFIGSVLFDLLYVRFGSKELSENMQNFMAIEFLVIPPVINPLIYGLRLTQLRKRVSYVICCRGSVCRLKA from the coding sequence ATGATGGATAATGTTTCGGTGATTTCCATGTTTACTCTTTCAGGGTTCAGTGGCACATTCAGCCACAGAGTCACTCTCTTTCTGCTCACCTTGCTGTGTTATTGTGTGATTTGGTTGGTGAATCTGACAATCGTTGTGACAATTATCATGGATAAAAACCTCCATGAACCAATGTACATCTTCCTCTGTAATCTGTGCATCAATGGACTTTATGGGACTGCAGGTTTTTATCCTAAATTTCTCCATGACCTCCTGTCCACCacatatttaatttctgttcCTGGATGTTTTCTGCAGGGTTTTGTGGTTCACTCCTCAGCCCGTGCTGACTTGTCGCTGCTCGCTCTAATGGCTTATGACAGATACGTGGCTATATGTCGTCCTCTGGTGTACCACTCTATGATGAATACAAAAAGGGTtggtgtttatgtattttttgcttGGATTACTCCATTTTACCTAAATTTTGTTGGGACAGGCACAGCAATAACATCAAGGTTCTGTGGATCCCACATACCAAAGATCTACTGCATCAACTTGTTGATTTCTAAGCTGGCTTGTTCTGCCTCAATAGCTCAGGTTGTTGTTCCTGCTTTTAATTACACGTTTTATTTTGGCCATGCAGTTTTCATTGTTTGGTCTTATGTTTATCTTGTCAAATCCTGCAAAATgtctgaagaaaacagaaataaatttatgCAAACATGTTTGCCACATTTGTTCACTCTGATGATTTTTATTGGATCTGTGTTGTTTGATTTGCTGTACGTGCGATTTGGCTCGAAGGAGTTGTCggaaaacatgcagaatttTATGGCGATAGAGTTTCTTGTCATTCCACCAGTGATAAATCCCCTGATCTATGGATTAAGATTGACACAGTTAAGGAAAAGAGTCTCATATGTTATATGCTGCCGAGGTTCTGTGTGTAGATTAAAGGCATAA
- the LOC116723405 gene encoding olfactory receptor 142-like, with protein sequence MDNVSVVRTFTLTGINETMDYRTTIFSLTLVYYCVILFLNISLIVIIVLDENLHEPMYVLLCCVCINAVYGTTGFYPKFLLDLLSFAQEISYEWCLFQAFVMYSFACGELSILAVMAYDRYLAICRPLHYHSLMTKRKLFQLVSFSWLTPFCVYSVSILLTSRLELCRLKIKRLFCMNWIIVQLACPHSDTLSNNVVSYATMFLYVSHGFFIIWTYMHLVRVCATSKDDRVKFMQTCVPHLVSLITFLTVIVFDLMYMRYGSADMPQSLQNFIAIEFLLIPPMMNPLIYGFKLTKIRNRILSLVYLRAQ encoded by the coding sequence ATGGATAATGTTTCTGTTGTAAGAACCTTCACTCTCACAGGAATAAATGAGACTATGGACTACAGAACTACAATATTCTCACTCACTTTGGTGTATTACTGTGTGATTTTATTCCTAAATATCTCCCTCATTGTTATTATTGTCTTGGATGAAAACTTGCATGAGCCCATGTATGTCTTACTGTGCTGCGTTTGCATTAACGCGGTTTACGGCACCACAGGTTTCTACCCTAAGTTCCTGTTAGACCTGCTGTCGTTTGCTCAGGAGATTTCCTACGAGTGGTGTCTCTTCCAGGCCTTCGTCATGTACTCGTTCGCCTGCGGTGAGCTGTCCATCCTGGCCGTCATGGCGTACGACAGGTACCTGGCTATCTGCCGGCCGCTGCACTACCACTCGTTGATGACGAAGAGAAAGCTCTTCCAGCTGGTGAGTTTCTCGTGGCTGACGCCGTTCTGCGTCTACTCCGTCAGTATTCTGCTCACTTCCAGGCTGGAGCTGTGCAGGCTGAAGATTAAGAGGCTGTTCTGCATGAACTGGATCATCGTTCAGCTCGCCTGCCCCCACAGCGACACTCTCTCCAATAACGTCGTTTCGTACGCGACGATGTTCCTCTACGTGTCTCACGGCTTTTTCATCATTTGGACTTACATGCACCTCGTCAGAGTGTGTGCAACCTCCAAGGATGACAGGGTGAAGTTCATGCAGACGTGCGTGCCTCATCTGGTCTCTTTGATCACTTTCCTGACGGTGATCGTGTTCGATCTGATGTACATGCGCTACGGCTCGGCGGATATGCCCCAAAGCCTGCAGAACTTCATCGCCATAGAGTTCCTCCTCATTCCCCCGATGATGAACCCGCTGATTTACGGATTTAAGTTGACCAAAATACGAAACAGAATCCTGAGTTTGGTTTATCTTAGAGCCCAATGA
- the LOC116723535 gene encoding olfactory receptor 6N2-like — MENISLPFYFNLTMFVNIGHYRFAAFTFCLLLYSFIICANLLMILVISHCSALHQPMYLFIALLSVNSLYGSAGFFPRFLMDLLSDVHLISQLACFTQIYVIYTYGSNELTILSIMAYDRYVAVCHPLHYHRKMTSRAVVLLSVLAWIFPALNLTAGILMSSRLPLCGNEIQKVFCANWNVVKLSCVNTALYNVLGMLLTITTVFLPLFYVLYTYLRILVVCWKKSTEFNGKALHSCLPHIVSFMIYSVAGFCDIALSRYNLEDINPFVAVILSFEFVVIPPVLNPLLYGLKLPDIRRHILGLFFHKR, encoded by the coding sequence ATGGAAAACATCTCCTTGCCGTTTTACTTCAACCTCACCATGTTTGTGAACATTGGACATTACCGCTTTGCAGCTTTCACCTTCTGCTTGCTCCTCTACAGCTTCATCATCTGCGCCAATCTGCTGATGATCCTGGTGATTTCCCACTGCAGCGCATTGCATCAACCCATGTATTTATTCATCGCCTTGTTATCAGTCAACTCTCTGTACGGTTCTGCTGGATTCTTCCCCAGGTTTCTCATGGACCTGCTCTCTGATGTCCATTTGATTTCTCAACTGGCTTGTTTTACTCAGATTTATGTTATCTACACGTACGGTTCAAATGAACTGACCATCCTGAGCATCATGGCGTATGATAGATACGTGGCTGTGTGTCATCCTTTACATTATCACAGAAAGATGACGTCTAGAGCTGTTGTTCTGCTGTCGGTTCTGGCCTGGATCTTTCCAGCTCTAAATCTTACGGCAGGAATACTGATGTCTTCCCGCCTTCCTCTGTGTGGTAATGAGATCCAGAAAGTGTTTTGTGCCAACTGGAATGTGGTGAAATTATCATGTGTCAACACTGCTCTCTATAATGTTCTAGGAATGCTTCTGACCATCACTACAGTTTTTCTCCCACTCTTTTATGTGCTTTACACCTATTTACGGATCCTAGTTGTATGCTGGAAAAAGTCAACAGAGTTCAATGGTAAAGCGTTGCACAGTTGCCTACCACATATCGTTTCTTTTATGATTTATTCTGTCGCTGGATTTTGCGATATCGCCTTGAGTCGATATAACCTGGAGGACATAAATCCAtttgttgctgttattttatCCTTTGAGTTTGTCGTCATCCCTCCAGTTCTGAATCCTCTTTTGTACGGCCTCAAGCTGCCAGATATCAGGAGGCACattttaggtttatttttccataaaagATGA
- the LOC116723547 gene encoding olfactory receptor 5F1-like, giving the protein MMDNVSVISMFTLSGFSGTFSHRVTLFLLTLLCYCVIWLVNLTIVVTIIMDKNLHEPMYIFLCNLCINGLYGTAGFYPKFLHDLLSTRHLISVPGCFLQGFVIHSSACAELFLLALMAYDRYVAICRPLVYHSKMNTKRVVVYVFLAWITPLYLIFISSVTTVTSRFCGSHIPKIYCINFLITKLACSASIAHAVVPAVNYTFYVGLALFIIWTYFFLVKSCQSSKENRHKFMQTCLPHLFTLITVVVSLMFDLLYMRFGSQEFSENVKNFISMEILVIPPVINPLIYGFRLTQLRKRVSHVICCRGSEFR; this is encoded by the coding sequence ATGATGGATAATGTTTCAGTGATTTCCATGTTTACTCTTTCAGGGTTCAGTGGCACATTCAGCCACAGAGTCACTCTCTTTCTGCTCACCTTGCTGTGTTATTGTGTGATTTGGTTGGTGAATCTGACAATCGTTGTGACAATTATCATGGATAAAAACCTCCATGAACCAATGTACATCTTCCTCTGTAATCTGTGCATCAATGGACTTTATGGGACTGCAGGATTTTATCCTAAATTTCTCCATGACCTCCTGTCCACCAGGCATTTAATTTCTGTTCCTGGATGTTTTCTGCAGGGTTTTGTGATTCACTCCTCAGCCTGTGCTGAATTATTTCTGCTCGCTCTAATGGCTTATGACAGATACGTGGCTATATGTCGTCCTCTGGTGTACCACtctaaaatgaatacaaaaagGGTCgttgtttatgtatttcttgCTTGGATTACTCCACTTTACCTCATCTTTATTAGCTCAGTAACAACAGTAACATCAAGGTTCTGTGGATCCCACATACCAAAGATCTACTGCATCAACTTTTTGATTACTAAGCTGGCTTGTTCTGCCTCAATAGCTCATGCTGTTGTTCCTGCTGTTAATTACACGTTTTATGTTGGCCTAGCACTTTTCATTATTTggacttatttttttctggtcaAATCCTGCCAATCATCCAAAGAGAACAGACATAAATTCATGCAGACGTGTTTGCCACATTTATTCACTTTGATAACTGTTGTTGTATCGTTGATGTTTGATTTGTTGTACATGAGATTTGGCTCACAGGAGTTTtcggaaaatgtgaaaaatttcatCTCAATGGAGATTCTTGTCATTCCACCAGTGATAAATCCCCTGATCTACGGTTTCAGACTGACTCAGTTAAGGAAAAGAGTCTCTCATGTTATATGCTGCCGAGGTTCAGAGTTTAGATAA